One Glutamicibacter halophytocola DNA segment encodes these proteins:
- a CDS encoding SURF1 family protein, giving the protein MYRFLASTRWVGWLILVAIFATACVSLGNWQANRREQVLTGIERVNRNYFADPVSGRQALEKFNQLPEEKTWMTAKLTGSYLPGDTLIVRNRIKAGRPGYEVLVPFKTTQGEVVIIDRGYLPIGDEQSGHPDSIPAPPSGEVTVLARLKPGEVRLDRGAPEGQIASIQLEDYAQQVDYGIAQGAYGIMYQEDPAPSVTPQPLDAPDMDEGPHLSYEFQWYAFGVLAFVGFWYAARQQKKLNAEDAAELAEARALGFDEPVHKVRKVRAKAEKKFRRDGSLTDEAIEDAMLDEAPEAPSDLR; this is encoded by the coding sequence ATGTACCGGTTTCTAGCAAGCACCCGCTGGGTGGGCTGGTTGATTTTGGTAGCCATTTTCGCCACAGCCTGCGTAAGCCTGGGCAACTGGCAGGCCAACCGCAGGGAGCAGGTCCTCACGGGCATTGAACGGGTTAACCGCAATTATTTCGCCGACCCGGTCTCAGGCAGGCAGGCTCTCGAGAAATTCAACCAGCTTCCCGAAGAGAAAACCTGGATGACGGCCAAGCTCACCGGAAGCTACCTGCCCGGCGATACCCTGATCGTGAGGAATCGCATCAAGGCTGGACGCCCGGGCTACGAAGTGCTGGTGCCCTTCAAGACCACGCAGGGCGAAGTTGTCATCATTGACCGCGGCTACCTGCCTATTGGCGATGAGCAGAGCGGCCACCCCGACTCCATCCCGGCACCGCCTTCGGGAGAAGTGACGGTGCTCGCTCGGCTGAAGCCTGGTGAAGTGCGCTTGGACCGAGGCGCCCCAGAAGGGCAGATCGCATCAATCCAGCTAGAGGATTATGCGCAGCAGGTCGACTATGGCATCGCCCAGGGCGCGTACGGCATCATGTACCAGGAAGATCCTGCCCCGTCCGTCACGCCTCAGCCGCTGGATGCGCCGGATATGGACGAGGGTCCCCACCTCTCCTACGAATTCCAGTGGTACGCGTTCGGAGTGCTCGCTTTTGTCGGTTTCTGGTATGCCGCCAGGCAGCAGAAGAAGTTGAACGCAGAGGACGCAGCGGAGCTGGCTGAAGCACGTGCGTTGGGCTTTGACGAACCGGTGCACAAGGTGCGCAAGGTGCGGGCCAAAGCGGAAAAGAAGTTCCGGCGCGACGGTTCCTTGACCGATGAAGCCATCGAAGATGCAATGCTTGATGAGGCGCCAGAAGCACCCAGCGATCTTCGCTAA
- a CDS encoding DUF3099 domain-containing protein: MEAVSVQQSEVFYMSSQPTNHDSREPEVHRITEARESHTSERDSRVRKYTISMTVRMICFILAFFFDGWLRWVFIAGAVILPYIAVVVANGGADLTKREPPAEFYTDPEPGQLPAPPASAEPSEMEAEVIDGTFADQPSNPPKED; the protein is encoded by the coding sequence ATGGAAGCAGTTTCTGTACAGCAAAGCGAAGTCTTCTACATGTCATCTCAACCCACGAATCACGATTCGCGTGAACCTGAAGTTCACCGCATCACTGAAGCCCGGGAATCGCATACTTCCGAGCGCGATAGCCGTGTGCGCAAATACACGATTTCGATGACTGTCCGAATGATCTGCTTCATTCTCGCGTTCTTCTTTGACGGTTGGCTTCGCTGGGTATTTATCGCTGGCGCCGTCATCCTGCCGTATATCGCTGTGGTCGTTGCCAACGGCGGCGCGGATTTGACCAAGCGCGAGCCGCCAGCCGAGTTTTACACGGACCCTGAACCCGGGCAGCTGCCAGCTCCACCGGCATCCGCAGAACCGTCGGAAATGGAAGCTGAAGTCATTGACGGCACCTTTGCTGATCAGCCAAGCAACCCACCCAAGGAGGACTAG
- a CDS encoding beta-ketoacyl-ACP reductase yields MTTEPTTGRSVLVTGGNRGIGLAIARAFEANGDKVAITYRSGEVPAGLLGVKADVTDSASIDEAFKEVEAAHGPVEVLVANAGVTKDTLLLRMSEDDFTSVIDTNLTGAFRVIKRATKGMMRLKRGRVVLISSVVGLYGSPGQINYAASKAGLVGIARSLTRELGSRGITANVVAPGFINTEMTAVLPEETQKDYLSNIPANRFAEPEEVANVVRWIASDEAAYISGAVIPVDGGLGMGH; encoded by the coding sequence TTGACTACGGAACCAACCACTGGCCGCAGCGTCCTCGTTACCGGCGGCAACCGCGGCATCGGCCTTGCCATTGCCCGTGCCTTCGAGGCCAACGGCGACAAGGTAGCCATCACCTACCGCAGCGGCGAGGTTCCCGCCGGCCTGCTGGGCGTTAAGGCAGACGTCACCGACAGCGCCTCCATCGATGAGGCTTTCAAAGAGGTCGAAGCGGCCCACGGCCCGGTTGAAGTACTGGTCGCTAACGCAGGTGTCACCAAGGACACCTTGCTGCTGCGCATGAGCGAAGACGACTTCACCTCGGTGATCGATACCAACCTCACCGGCGCCTTCCGCGTCATCAAGCGAGCCACCAAGGGCATGATGCGACTGAAGCGGGGCCGCGTTGTCCTGATCTCTTCGGTGGTTGGCCTCTACGGCTCCCCGGGGCAGATCAACTATGCCGCATCCAAGGCCGGCCTGGTGGGCATCGCCCGTTCGCTGACCCGCGAGCTTGGCTCGCGTGGCATTACGGCCAACGTGGTGGCGCCAGGCTTCATCAACACGGAGATGACCGCCGTGCTGCCTGAAGAAACCCAGAAGGACTACCTGTCTAATATCCCGGCCAACCGCTTCGCCGAGCCTGAAGAGGTTGCCAACGTGGTTCGCTGGATCGCCAGCGATGAGGCAGCCTACATTTCGGGCGCCGTGATTCCTGTCGATGGCGGCCTGGGAATGGGCCACTAA
- a CDS encoding SDR family oxidoreductase yields the protein MSEFKGAVVTGSSRGIGAVTAQLLAEQGIGVVVNYRAKAPRANKIVAAIEEKGGKAVAVGADLTTPEGPAALVDAAVENFGSLDVVVLNASGGMETSMGENYALRLNRDAQVAMLEAALPKMSDGGRVVFVTSHQAHFINEVSTMDAYDAVAKSKRAGEDALREMIPQLAEKNISFVVVSGDMIEGTITATLLNRMEPGAIDARREAAGKLYSVEEFGAEVAKMVFADVETGYTELVGGAGDFLKQSGK from the coding sequence ATGAGCGAATTTAAAGGTGCCGTAGTTACCGGTTCCTCCCGTGGCATTGGCGCGGTTACCGCGCAGCTGCTGGCTGAACAGGGCATCGGTGTTGTGGTGAATTACCGTGCCAAGGCACCGCGTGCTAACAAGATCGTTGCCGCTATCGAGGAAAAGGGCGGCAAGGCAGTAGCCGTTGGCGCCGATTTGACCACCCCGGAAGGTCCGGCGGCCTTGGTTGATGCAGCCGTGGAGAACTTCGGATCCCTGGACGTAGTTGTTCTGAATGCTTCCGGCGGCATGGAAACCTCGATGGGTGAGAACTACGCCCTGCGCCTGAATCGGGACGCCCAGGTGGCCATGCTGGAAGCAGCATTGCCAAAAATGTCTGATGGCGGACGCGTGGTCTTCGTGACCAGCCACCAGGCACACTTCATCAACGAAGTTTCCACCATGGACGCCTATGACGCGGTGGCGAAGTCCAAGCGTGCCGGTGAAGATGCACTGCGCGAAATGATCCCCCAGCTGGCCGAAAAGAACATCAGCTTTGTTGTCGTCTCCGGCGACATGATCGAGGGAACCATTACCGCTACGTTGTTGAACCGCATGGAGCCAGGTGCCATTGATGCCCGCCGCGAGGCCGCTGGCAAGCTCTACTCCGTTGAGGAATTCGGCGCCGAAGTAGCCAAGATGGTATTTGCCGACGTCGAGACCGGCTACACCGAGCTGGTCGGTGGCGCAGGAGACTTCCTGAAGCAGTCCGGCAAGTAG
- a CDS encoding VanW family protein, with amino-acid sequence MQTPPQDSTPTTPTNPSHNKKKPKSKAKPWIIGGSCAVAVVAAYFGAAAFVSSQVPANATIAGVNIGSMNSDEARAEIERVVSPLAQEPIEVKINGKDYTVDPAKAGLSLNVDGTVKDLTSYVVNPVKLYERLAGDYEVIPELNVDQQKLSEQIEALAKKANAEVTEGKIEFADGAAKLSKPVDGVVLDNEAAIEKFSEDWSIAGPPIELPAEVVKPQISSDTLQKFYDDQVKSLLKGDVELVSGDKKANLSPASIAAAASYAPKDGAPALTLDDKKLYKAATSNSDLSSTAKDAKIVLKGGKPSIQASTKGISLETEGLGAKVLAASATENRTAEVKMTEKEADFTTAEAKKLGIKEPIVDFSTPYPASDTVRTKNLKAGAARVTGVVVKPGERFSLLDTLGPITVANGYFSSGVVENGFSAEAVGGGLSQISTMMYNVGFLAGYDDITHKPHSRWFDRYPAGREATLWEGQIDMIWENNTPYGVLVQAWVSDDAVHTRLWSTKYWDVSQKSSGKYNQTDPETKYNTAEKCVPESGGKKGFTIDITRYRETFDGSKKLPAETKSWTYSPWHKIVCGEKP; translated from the coding sequence GTGCAGACCCCCCCTCAGGACAGTACCCCCACTACGCCTACGAATCCCTCGCACAATAAGAAAAAGCCCAAGAGCAAGGCCAAGCCTTGGATCATTGGCGGTTCTTGTGCGGTAGCCGTAGTCGCGGCGTACTTCGGCGCAGCTGCTTTTGTCAGCTCGCAAGTTCCAGCCAACGCCACCATTGCCGGCGTCAATATCGGCTCGATGAACAGCGACGAGGCGCGTGCGGAAATCGAGCGTGTGGTCTCGCCCTTGGCGCAGGAGCCCATCGAAGTCAAGATTAATGGCAAGGACTACACTGTTGACCCTGCCAAAGCAGGGCTGAGCCTCAACGTCGACGGCACGGTCAAGGACTTGACTTCCTATGTCGTCAATCCGGTGAAGCTCTACGAGCGCCTGGCTGGTGACTATGAAGTCATCCCGGAATTGAATGTTGACCAGCAGAAGCTGTCCGAACAGATTGAGGCTTTGGCGAAAAAGGCCAACGCTGAGGTCACCGAAGGCAAAATCGAATTTGCCGATGGTGCGGCAAAGCTTTCCAAGCCTGTCGACGGGGTGGTCTTGGACAACGAAGCTGCCATCGAAAAATTCAGTGAAGACTGGTCGATTGCCGGTCCCCCGATTGAGCTGCCCGCAGAAGTAGTCAAGCCGCAGATTTCATCGGATACGTTGCAGAAGTTCTACGACGATCAAGTGAAGTCTTTGCTCAAGGGCGACGTGGAACTTGTTTCCGGGGACAAGAAGGCCAACCTCTCCCCAGCATCGATTGCGGCAGCTGCGTCCTACGCGCCGAAGGATGGGGCTCCAGCCCTCACCCTCGACGACAAAAAGCTGTATAAAGCTGCCACCAGCAATTCAGATCTCTCCAGCACCGCGAAAGACGCAAAGATCGTCCTGAAGGGCGGAAAGCCTTCCATCCAGGCGTCAACCAAGGGCATCTCGCTGGAAACGGAAGGCCTAGGCGCCAAGGTGCTTGCCGCCAGCGCGACCGAGAACCGCACTGCCGAAGTCAAGATGACTGAAAAGGAAGCGGATTTCACCACTGCCGAGGCAAAGAAGCTGGGCATCAAGGAACCAATCGTCGATTTCTCGACCCCCTATCCTGCGTCGGACACCGTGCGCACCAAGAACCTCAAGGCTGGCGCGGCACGCGTCACCGGCGTCGTGGTGAAGCCCGGAGAACGGTTCTCGCTGCTTGATACCCTGGGCCCGATTACCGTGGCCAACGGATACTTCAGCTCCGGCGTTGTTGAGAACGGCTTCAGCGCCGAAGCAGTCGGCGGAGGGCTCTCGCAGATTTCCACGATGATGTACAACGTCGGGTTCCTGGCCGGCTACGACGACATTACCCATAAGCCGCACTCCCGCTGGTTCGACCGCTATCCAGCCGGTCGCGAAGCCACCCTGTGGGAAGGTCAGATCGATATGATCTGGGAGAACAACACCCCATACGGCGTGCTGGTGCAGGCATGGGTATCAGACGATGCCGTACACACTCGACTGTGGTCGACCAAGTACTGGGATGTGTCGCAGAAGAGCTCTGGAAAGTACAACCAGACGGACCCCGAGACCAAATACAATACTGCCGAGAAGTGCGTGCCCGAGTCCGGTGGCAAGAAGGGCTTCACCATCGATATCACTCGCTACCGCGAAACCTTCGACGGTTCAAAGAAGCTCCCCGCCGAGACCAAGAGCTGGACCTACAGCCCTTGGCACAAGATCGTGTGCGGCGAAAAGCCATAG
- the serB gene encoding phosphoserine phosphatase SerB → MASSLVFVSRPSFPRQQFLALLDRAAAEQLIPQGLELSIKTSEERLVAKVHYTEGSPDRLQQLATEFIDRHVTAGTLAYADMCLAVVPEELASAPQLLLLMDVDSTLIKQEVIELLAAHAGREKEVAEVTEAAMRGELDFAQSLIQRVATLKDLPDSVLAEVGQRIIFSDGAPSLVRRFHAAGHKVAVVSGGFQQILDPLASTLNLDHALANTLGITDGVLDGTVHGEIVDRQMKETKLRAWSEEHQIPLNATIAAGDGANDLDMVSAAGLGIAFNAKPALRDKADVRLDFGRLDVIADLVLDDLN, encoded by the coding sequence ATGGCTTCTTCACTGGTTTTTGTCTCCCGCCCGTCCTTCCCGCGCCAACAGTTCCTGGCTTTGCTGGACCGGGCGGCAGCAGAACAGCTGATTCCACAAGGGCTGGAGCTCTCGATCAAAACCAGCGAAGAACGACTGGTAGCCAAAGTGCACTACACTGAAGGATCACCTGATCGGCTTCAACAGCTCGCTACTGAATTCATTGACCGGCACGTCACGGCCGGAACGCTGGCCTATGCCGATATGTGCCTGGCCGTAGTGCCAGAAGAGCTCGCTTCGGCCCCGCAACTGCTGCTGCTCATGGATGTGGACTCCACGCTGATCAAGCAGGAAGTCATCGAGTTGCTGGCAGCCCATGCCGGACGGGAAAAAGAGGTCGCTGAAGTTACCGAAGCTGCCATGCGCGGTGAACTGGATTTTGCCCAATCACTGATCCAGCGTGTAGCAACCCTCAAGGACCTTCCGGACTCGGTCCTGGCAGAAGTCGGACAGCGCATCATCTTCTCCGACGGCGCGCCTTCATTGGTTCGCCGCTTCCATGCCGCGGGCCACAAGGTTGCTGTCGTTTCCGGTGGATTCCAGCAAATCCTTGACCCGCTGGCCTCAACGCTCAACCTGGACCATGCCCTGGCCAACACGCTTGGCATCACCGATGGAGTGCTTGACGGCACGGTTCACGGGGAAATTGTTGATCGCCAGATGAAGGAGACGAAGCTTCGCGCTTGGTCCGAAGAGCACCAGATCCCATTGAATGCGACGATCGCTGCCGGTGACGGTGCCAATGACCTGGACATGGTGTCAGCAGCGGGCCTGGGGATCGCCTTCAACGCCAAGCCAGCACTGCGTGACAAGGCAGATGTTCGCCTGGATTTCGGCCGTCTCGACGTGATCGCTGATCTCGTGCTGGATGACTTGAACTAA
- a CDS encoding ABC transporter ATP-binding protein — MSEVLTFKDVSVVRGRKELLKDVSWEVKEGQRWIVIGPNGAGKSTLMNIAATRLHPTRGTADILGERLGRVSVFDLRPLIGLSSALVANSIPANEKALNVVLTAAYGMTGRWREKYEKLDERRAFRLLHEWGMSTFMNQPFGNLSEGERKRVLIARALMTDPELLILDEPAAGLDLAGREELVAQMAELAADEDAPALVLVTHHLEEVPAGFTHILMMRDAQVVAAGDIDSTLTEENLEKTYGIKLKLRREGGRYSAFAGA; from the coding sequence ATGAGCGAAGTGCTAACTTTCAAAGATGTCAGCGTGGTACGCGGGCGAAAAGAACTGCTCAAGGACGTGTCCTGGGAAGTCAAAGAAGGACAGCGGTGGATTGTTATCGGCCCGAACGGTGCCGGCAAATCAACCTTGATGAATATCGCAGCCACTCGGTTGCACCCCACCCGTGGCACCGCCGATATTCTTGGCGAACGCTTGGGGCGAGTATCAGTGTTTGATCTTCGTCCCTTGATTGGCTTGAGCTCGGCGTTGGTTGCCAACTCTATTCCAGCCAACGAAAAGGCATTAAACGTAGTTCTGACCGCAGCGTACGGCATGACTGGACGCTGGCGCGAGAAGTACGAAAAACTTGATGAACGCCGTGCCTTCCGTTTGCTCCATGAATGGGGCATGTCCACGTTCATGAACCAGCCGTTCGGCAATCTTTCTGAAGGCGAGCGCAAGCGGGTGCTGATTGCGCGTGCGCTGATGACGGATCCTGAGCTCCTGATCCTGGATGAGCCAGCTGCGGGCCTGGATCTTGCCGGACGAGAAGAACTCGTCGCCCAAATGGCGGAGCTGGCTGCCGATGAGGACGCTCCTGCGCTTGTCTTGGTGACGCACCACCTCGAAGAAGTTCCTGCCGGCTTTACCCACATCTTGATGATGCGCGATGCACAGGTGGTCGCCGCTGGCGACATTGATTCCACACTCACCGAAGAGAATCTGGAAAAGACCTACGGAATTAAATTGAAGCTTCGCCGTGAAGGTGGGCGCTATTCAGCATTTGCTGGCGCGTAA
- a CDS encoding sulfite exporter TauE/SafE family protein, translated as MVEFWREALIFIGGLWAGTINTVVGSGSLVTFPILVALGTAPVNAVVSNAMGLVAGGFSGAWGYRKEAASVKRTLLKLVPVSLIGGLIGSLLLLNLPESVFGVVAPVLLVCALILVIFQPRLAKWAKTRQAARGGTDPDEADRTKVPTILYVLVFVIGIYGGYFTAAQGVLLMAVFGVFLQASLQQSNAIKVILSLIVNLMAAVMYLIIAPERINWLIVLLIAVGSLIGGFIGAKIGRKLSPGWLRGIIVVLGVIALVNMLLKLV; from the coding sequence GTGGTTGAGTTTTGGCGTGAAGCCCTCATCTTTATTGGCGGCCTGTGGGCTGGAACGATTAACACTGTGGTCGGGTCCGGTTCCCTGGTTACGTTTCCGATTCTTGTCGCTCTGGGGACTGCGCCGGTCAACGCGGTAGTTTCTAATGCGATGGGCCTGGTCGCTGGCGGATTCTCTGGTGCCTGGGGCTATCGCAAAGAAGCGGCAAGCGTGAAGAGGACGCTGCTCAAGCTGGTTCCGGTATCCCTCATCGGCGGCCTGATCGGCTCGTTGCTGCTGCTGAACTTGCCCGAATCAGTATTCGGCGTGGTCGCACCGGTCCTCTTGGTCTGTGCCTTGATCCTGGTGATCTTCCAGCCCAGGTTGGCCAAGTGGGCCAAAACCCGCCAGGCGGCTCGGGGCGGCACGGATCCGGATGAGGCGGACCGAACCAAGGTGCCGACGATCCTGTATGTGCTGGTATTTGTTATCGGCATCTACGGAGGATATTTCACCGCGGCACAGGGCGTCTTGCTCATGGCGGTATTCGGTGTCTTCCTGCAGGCTTCGCTGCAGCAGTCCAACGCCATCAAGGTCATCTTGTCGCTGATCGTGAATCTTATGGCCGCAGTGATGTACCTCATCATTGCTCCGGAACGCATCAACTGGTTGATCGTCCTTTTGATTGCCGTGGGATCCCTGATTGGCGGATTCATCGGAGCGAAAATTGGCCGAAAACTCTCTCCAGGGTGGCTCCGCGGAATTATCGTCGTCCTCGGTGTTATTGCACTGGTCAACATGCTATTGAAGTTGGTTTAG
- a CDS encoding TrmH family RNA methyltransferase, translating into MAEILNPERILHVEDLQDSRLDEYLRLSEAHLRMRTDVENGLYIAESTKVVQRAINAGHVPRSFLLAEKHLGQLTDEFNRFPTAPIFIGDDRQLEDLVGFHLHRGAMAAMNRPEPLDLDKVLETGSRIAILEDIADHTNVGCSKISVESQSNRSRIAVFENIQDHTNLGAAFRSAAAIGVDAVLITPQCVDPLYRRAVRVSMGTVFQVPWARVENWPEGIEQLQDAGYIVAGMTLAEGSITLDELVAEDHQKLALVFGNEGRGLSAETEAMVDRCVTIPMMGGVDSLNVATSAAVALYAAR; encoded by the coding sequence GTGGCCGAAATTCTTAATCCAGAGCGGATCCTGCACGTTGAAGATCTCCAGGACTCGCGCCTTGACGAATATCTGAGGCTTTCCGAGGCGCATCTACGGATGCGCACCGACGTGGAGAATGGTCTCTATATCGCGGAAAGCACCAAGGTTGTCCAGCGCGCGATCAATGCAGGGCATGTGCCTCGCAGCTTCCTTCTTGCTGAAAAGCATCTGGGACAGCTCACCGATGAATTCAACCGCTTCCCAACAGCTCCCATTTTTATTGGTGATGACCGCCAGCTGGAAGACCTTGTTGGTTTCCACCTGCACCGAGGCGCCATGGCGGCCATGAACCGCCCAGAACCTCTGGACCTGGACAAGGTGCTAGAAACCGGTTCCCGGATCGCCATTCTCGAAGATATCGCCGACCATACCAATGTCGGGTGCTCCAAAATATCTGTCGAGTCTCAGTCGAATCGCTCGCGCATCGCCGTGTTTGAGAACATTCAAGATCATACTAATCTTGGTGCGGCGTTCCGTAGTGCAGCGGCCATCGGAGTCGATGCAGTTTTGATTACGCCGCAGTGTGTAGATCCGCTGTACCGGCGGGCTGTTCGCGTATCCATGGGCACGGTCTTCCAAGTTCCTTGGGCCAGAGTAGAGAATTGGCCTGAAGGTATTGAACAGCTCCAAGATGCTGGATACATCGTCGCTGGCATGACCCTCGCGGAAGGTTCGATCACGCTGGACGAACTGGTTGCCGAGGATCATCAAAAACTTGCGTTGGTATTCGGCAACGAAGGTCGCGGATTGAGCGCCGAAACTGAAGCAATGGTCGATCGCTGTGTCACGATTCCGATGATGGGCGGCGTTGACTCGCTGAACGTGGCGACTTCTGCTGCGGTGGCGTTGTATGCGGCGAGATGA